Proteins from a genomic interval of Providencia stuartii:
- a CDS encoding serine hydrolase: MNRKFLTLKAQYLGTGLGLLVAVSSFSYAAETPVAPQVDAKAFVLMDYDSGKILASGNPDERLDPASLTKMMTSYVVGQAIKAGKITPQDMVTVGVDAWATGNPVLKGSSLMFLKPKDRVSVLDLNKGVVIQSGNDASIALADYVAGSQDSFVSLMNQYVQQLGLKNTHFKTVHGLDSEGQYSTAHDMAILAQAMIRDVPEEYALHKEKEFTFNKIRQPNRNRLLWSQNLNVDGVKTGHTSGAGHNLVASATDGPMRLISVVLGAPSDRVRFSESEKLLTWGFRFFETVTPIKADQTLQTQRVWFGDKSEVALGVEKDAAITIPKGQLQNLKVSYTLSDPSIEAPLAKNQAVGTVNFILNDEVIEQRPLVVKEAVEEGGFFGRIWDYIVKTVSGWWTAIFG; the protein is encoded by the coding sequence ATGAACAGAAAATTTTTAACCTTAAAGGCACAATATCTAGGAACTGGATTAGGCCTTTTAGTTGCTGTAAGCAGTTTTTCTTATGCAGCAGAGACACCGGTTGCTCCACAGGTTGATGCCAAAGCTTTCGTTTTGATGGACTACGATAGCGGTAAAATATTGGCCTCGGGCAACCCAGATGAACGGTTAGATCCGGCAAGCCTAACAAAAATGATGACGAGCTATGTGGTAGGTCAAGCCATTAAAGCGGGCAAAATTACCCCACAAGATATGGTAACGGTTGGCGTCGATGCTTGGGCAACGGGGAACCCAGTGTTGAAAGGTTCATCATTGATGTTTTTGAAGCCAAAAGATCGAGTGTCAGTATTGGATTTAAATAAAGGGGTTGTTATTCAATCGGGTAATGATGCCAGTATTGCATTAGCCGATTATGTCGCAGGTAGCCAAGACTCGTTTGTGAGTTTGATGAATCAATATGTACAGCAGTTGGGTTTAAAAAATACCCATTTTAAAACGGTACATGGCTTAGACTCCGAAGGGCAATACAGTACCGCTCATGATATGGCAATCCTAGCGCAAGCCATGATCCGCGATGTACCAGAAGAGTACGCATTACACAAAGAAAAAGAGTTTACGTTTAATAAAATCCGTCAACCGAATCGTAACCGTCTATTGTGGAGCCAAAACCTCAACGTGGATGGCGTGAAAACGGGGCATACCAGTGGGGCAGGGCATAATTTAGTGGCATCAGCGACAGATGGCCCAATGCGTTTAATTTCCGTTGTGCTTGGTGCGCCAAGTGATCGTGTGCGTTTTTCTGAAAGTGAAAAACTATTAACTTGGGGATTCCGTTTCTTTGAGACCGTCACGCCAATAAAGGCTGATCAAACATTACAAACTCAACGAGTTTGGTTTGGTGATAAATCAGAAGTTGCACTCGGCGTAGAAAAAGATGCTGCTATTACCATACCAAAAGGGCAATTACAGAATTTGAAAGTGAGTTATACACTGTCTGATCCCTCAATTGAGGCGCCATTAGCTAAGAATCAGGCTGTAGGCACGGTCAACTTTATCTTGAATGATGAAGTGATTGAGCAGCGTCCTCTAGTCGTAAAAGAAGCTGTTGAGGAAGGAGGGTTCTTTGGCCGAATTTGGGATTATATCG
- a CDS encoding glutathione S-transferase family protein has product MLTVWGRKNSSNVKKVLWCLEELNVAYNQKDVGGPFGGLDTPEYQKMNPNGTIPTLQDDDFTLWESNTILRYLTEKFDHSHLLVSQNLQEKAAADKWLDWGCGTLFDSIKQMMNKIVRVPVAERDPEVARAIYHHLEKLFKIADEALANQPYFNGQKFGIADIAIAPLFYPWHEIATERPEFPNLERWYQQLKTRPAFQKIVLIPLK; this is encoded by the coding sequence ATGCTAACTGTATGGGGTCGTAAAAACTCATCAAACGTCAAAAAAGTGCTTTGGTGCCTTGAAGAACTGAATGTTGCTTATAATCAAAAAGATGTTGGAGGTCCTTTTGGCGGACTTGATACACCTGAATATCAGAAAATGAACCCAAACGGCACTATCCCAACTTTACAGGATGATGACTTCACCCTGTGGGAATCAAATACCATTTTACGATACCTTACGGAAAAATTTGATCACTCTCACTTATTAGTCTCACAAAACCTCCAAGAGAAAGCTGCGGCAGACAAATGGTTGGACTGGGGATGTGGGACTTTATTCGACAGTATTAAACAAATGATGAATAAAATTGTGCGTGTTCCCGTCGCTGAGCGCGATCCTGAAGTCGCGCGTGCAATTTATCATCATCTTGAAAAATTGTTTAAAATTGCCGATGAAGCACTGGCAAATCAGCCTTATTTTAATGGCCAAAAATTTGGTATTGCCGATATCGCCATTGCCCCATTATTTTATCCATGGCATGAAATTGCCACCGAACGCCCTGAATTCCCTAATTTAGAGCGTTGGTATCAGCAATTAAAAACGCGCCCCGCTTTCCAAAAAATTGTGTTGATCCCACTGAAATAA
- a CDS encoding SDR family oxidoreductase, with amino-acid sequence MKKVAIVGLGWLGLPLARALLAAGMDVSGTKTTPDGIAAARAIGIDCYYLQLTPELDCDPTDFAQLMEEAGALIILLPPSKINVSAYVETIELLVDTAITFRIPRVIFTSSTSVYGDLSGEVNEESERQATTASAQALIDVENWLHALPNISVDILRLAGLVGENRHAGRFLAGKKSLKGAQQPVNIVHQDDVIEAIKLLLKQPQGGHIYNLCAPEHPQRADFYRQASQSLNLELPEFMLETEATTGKIVNGNRICQELGFEYQYPNPMNMPMTI; translated from the coding sequence ATGAAAAAGGTTGCGATTGTTGGATTAGGTTGGTTGGGATTACCGCTTGCGAGAGCCTTGTTAGCTGCTGGTATGGATGTTTCTGGTACCAAAACAACGCCGGATGGTATTGCGGCGGCTCGTGCTATAGGGATTGATTGTTATTATTTACAATTAACGCCGGAATTAGACTGTGATCCCACTGATTTCGCTCAATTAATGGAAGAGGCAGGGGCACTCATTATTTTACTACCACCTTCAAAAATTAATGTATCTGCTTATGTTGAAACAATTGAATTACTTGTCGATACGGCGATAACTTTTCGGATCCCCCGCGTGATTTTCACTTCTTCAACGTCGGTTTATGGTGATCTTAGCGGTGAAGTTAATGAAGAGAGCGAACGTCAGGCAACCACGGCATCAGCACAAGCTTTGATTGATGTTGAAAATTGGCTGCATGCGCTACCAAATATTTCGGTGGATATTTTACGGCTCGCAGGCTTAGTTGGTGAGAATCGCCATGCTGGACGTTTCCTTGCAGGCAAAAAATCACTCAAAGGGGCGCAACAGCCGGTGAATATTGTTCATCAAGATGATGTGATTGAGGCAATCAAATTATTGTTGAAACAACCTCAGGGTGGGCATATTTATAACTTGTGTGCACCAGAGCATCCACAACGCGCTGATTTTTATCGTCAAGCCTCCCAATCTCTAAATTTAGAATTGCCTGAGTTTATGCTTGAAACGGAAGCAACAACTGGAAAGATTGTGAACGGTAACCGTATTTGCCAAGAACTCGGGTTTGAGTATCAATACCCAAACCCGATGAATATGCCAATGACAATTTAA
- the hisG gene encoding ATP phosphoribosyltransferase, producing the protein MLDKSRLRIAIQKSGRLSEDSQELLARCGIKINLQQQRLIAYAENMPIDLLRVRDDDIPGLVMDGVVDLGIIGENVLEEELLSRRAQGDNPAYKTLRRLDFGACRLSLAAPLDFNYTGAECLNGARIATSYPNLLKRYFDEKGIQFKSCLLNGSVEVAPRAGLADAICDLVSTGATLEANGLKEVEVIYRSKACLIQRDGEISSDKQQLIDRMMTRIQGVIQARESKYIMLHAPSERLEDIIALLPGAERPTLLPLAGDQNRVAMHMVSSETLFWETMEKLKALGASSILVLPIEKMME; encoded by the coding sequence ATGTTGGACAAATCACGATTAAGAATTGCCATTCAAAAGTCAGGACGCTTAAGTGAAGACTCACAAGAACTACTTGCACGCTGTGGAATTAAAATCAATTTACAGCAACAGCGACTGATTGCTTATGCAGAAAATATGCCTATTGATTTACTGCGTGTACGTGATGACGATATCCCAGGACTGGTCATGGACGGCGTTGTAGACCTTGGAATTATCGGTGAAAACGTTCTTGAAGAAGAATTATTAAGCCGCCGCGCTCAAGGCGATAACCCCGCATACAAAACACTACGTCGTCTTGATTTTGGTGCTTGCCGTTTGTCATTAGCCGCACCTCTTGACTTTAACTACACAGGTGCAGAGTGCTTAAATGGCGCTCGTATTGCGACCTCTTACCCGAACTTATTAAAACGTTATTTCGATGAAAAAGGCATTCAATTTAAATCTTGCTTATTAAACGGCTCTGTCGAAGTCGCGCCTCGGGCAGGTCTTGCCGATGCCATTTGTGACCTAGTTTCTACTGGCGCAACACTCGAAGCGAATGGCCTCAAAGAAGTTGAAGTGATTTATCGTTCAAAAGCCTGCTTAATCCAACGTGACGGCGAAATTTCTTCAGATAAACAACAGCTTATTGACCGCATGATGACTCGTATTCAGGGCGTTATTCAAGCTCGTGAATCCAAATACATCATGTTGCACGCTCCAAGTGAACGTTTGGAAGATATTATTGCATTGCTGCCAGGCGCAGAACGCCCAACTCTGCTCCCATTAGCAGGCGATCAAAATCGCGTAGCTATGCACATGGTCAGTAGCGAAACCTTGTTCTGGGAAACCATGGAAAAACTTAAAGCATTAGGTGCTAGCTCTATTTTAGTTCTGCCTATTGAAAAAATGATGGAGTAA